A stretch of the Pseudomonas sp. ACM7 genome encodes the following:
- a CDS encoding 2-hydroxy-3-oxopropionate reductase has product MAKIGFIGTGIMGHPMALNLQKAGHSLFLSAHHDPAPADLIAGGAVALANPKEVAQEAEFIIVMVPDTPQVDDVLFRADGVAAGVGKGKVVIDMSSISPTATKAFAAKINEKGAQYLDAPVSGGEVGAKAATLSIMVGGDADAFERVLPLFQAMGKNITLVGGNGDGQTAKVANQIIVALNIQAVAEALLFASKNGADPAKVREALMGGFASSKILEVHGERMIKGTFDPGFRISLHQKDLNLALAGARELGINLPNTANTQQVFSTCAAIGGSNWDHSALIKGLEHMANFSIRDK; this is encoded by the coding sequence ATGGCTAAAATCGGATTTATCGGCACCGGCATCATGGGCCACCCAATGGCGTTGAACCTGCAGAAAGCCGGTCACAGCCTGTTCCTGTCGGCGCACCACGACCCCGCGCCTGCCGACCTGATTGCCGGTGGCGCCGTCGCTCTGGCAAACCCGAAAGAAGTCGCGCAAGAAGCCGAATTCATCATCGTCATGGTGCCGGATACCCCGCAGGTCGATGACGTGCTGTTCCGCGCCGACGGTGTTGCGGCCGGTGTCGGCAAAGGCAAAGTCGTGATCGACATGAGCTCGATCTCGCCAACCGCCACCAAAGCCTTCGCTGCCAAAATCAACGAAAAAGGCGCTCAGTACCTCGACGCGCCAGTGTCCGGCGGTGAAGTCGGTGCCAAGGCCGCGACCCTGAGCATCATGGTCGGCGGCGATGCCGATGCCTTCGAACGCGTTCTGCCACTGTTCCAGGCGATGGGCAAGAACATCACCCTGGTGGGCGGCAACGGCGACGGTCAAACCGCCAAAGTGGCGAACCAGATCATCGTGGCGCTGAACATCCAGGCCGTGGCCGAAGCCCTGCTGTTTGCTTCGAAAAACGGTGCCGATCCCGCCAAGGTCCGTGAAGCACTGATGGGCGGTTTCGCATCCTCGAAGATCCTCGAAGTGCACGGCGAGCGCATGATCAAAGGCACCTTCGACCCAGGCTTCCGCATCAGCCTGCACCAGAAGGACCTGAACCTGGCCCTGGCCGGCGCGCGCGAGTTGGGCATCAACCTGCCGAACACCGCCAACACCCAGCAAGTGTTCAGCACCTGCGCAGCGATCGGTGGCAGCAACTGGGACCACTCGGCGCTGATCAAGGGCCTGGAACACATGGCGAATTTCTCGATTCGCGATAAGTAA
- a CDS encoding TetR/AcrR family transcriptional regulator gives MSTIRERNKELILRAASEEFADKGFAATKTSDIAAKAGLPKPNVYYYFKSKENLYREVLESIIEPILQASTPFNADGVPSEVLSGYIRSKIRISRDLPFASKVFASEIMHGAPHLSADLVERLNGQAKHNIDCIQTWIDRGQIAPIDPNHLMFSIWAATQTYADFDWQISAVTGKVKLDEADYEAAAQTIIRLVLKGCEPDR, from the coding sequence ATGAGCACCATCCGCGAGCGCAACAAAGAACTGATCCTGCGTGCCGCCAGTGAAGAATTTGCCGACAAGGGCTTCGCTGCGACCAAAACCAGTGACATCGCAGCCAAGGCGGGATTGCCCAAGCCCAACGTCTATTACTATTTCAAATCCAAGGAAAACCTCTACCGCGAGGTCCTGGAAAGCATCATCGAACCGATTCTGCAGGCCTCGACACCGTTCAATGCCGACGGCGTGCCCAGTGAAGTGCTGAGCGGCTACATTCGCTCGAAAATCCGCATCTCCCGCGACCTGCCCTTCGCCTCCAAGGTATTCGCCAGCGAAATCATGCATGGCGCGCCGCACCTGAGCGCTGATCTGGTTGAACGGCTCAACGGCCAGGCCAAGCACAACATCGACTGCATCCAGACCTGGATCGACCGCGGCCAGATCGCCCCGATCGACCCCAACCACCTGATGTTCAGCATCTGGGCCGCGACCCAGACCTATGCCGACTTCGACTGGCAGATTTCCGCGGTGACCGGAAAGGTCAAGCTCGATGAGGCCGACTATGAAGCGGCGGCGCAGACGATTATCCGGTTGGTGCTGAAGGGGTGTGAGCCTGACCGTTAG
- a CDS encoding transposase, whose product MPELSASHRLRIGRYAEQNRVYLLTANTLKREPVFMDFSLGRLVVHQFKQAQDQGFADSLAFVVMPDHFHWLVQLQKGSLGQLMCQTKSLSTRTINAATGRTGSLWQQSFHDHAVRREEDLVKLARYVVANPLRAGLVEKLGDYPLWDAIWV is encoded by the coding sequence ATGCCTGAACTGTCAGCTTCACATCGCCTGCGAATCGGCCGCTATGCCGAGCAAAACAGGGTTTATCTCCTGACTGCCAATACCCTGAAGCGGGAGCCGGTTTTCATGGATTTCAGCTTGGGAAGATTGGTCGTACACCAATTCAAACAAGCACAGGACCAAGGGTTTGCCGACTCTTTGGCCTTTGTCGTCATGCCTGATCATTTTCATTGGCTTGTCCAGTTGCAAAAAGGGTCGCTGGGCCAGTTGATGTGCCAGACCAAATCGTTAAGTACTCGCACAATCAATGCCGCCACAGGCAGAACAGGCAGCCTGTGGCAGCAGAGTTTTCATGATCATGCGGTGCGACGAGAGGAGGATTTGGTGAAGCTTGCTCGATATGTTGTAGCCAACCCATTGCGGGCGGGGCTGGTTGAGAAGCTTGGCGACTATCCGTTGTGGGATGCGATATGGGTTTGA
- a CDS encoding heme-binding protein translates to MSALTLKVAVNLANQAISAGRAISAAPLTIAVLDAGGHLVTLQREDGASLLRPQIAIGKAWGAIALGKGSRLLALDAQQRPAFIAALNSLGQGSVVPAPGGVLIRDQDGNVLGAVGISGDLSDVDEQCAINAIEALGLRADAGVTA, encoded by the coding sequence ATGAGCGCTTTAACCTTGAAAGTCGCAGTCAACCTGGCCAATCAGGCTATCTCCGCAGGGCGTGCAATCTCGGCGGCTCCATTGACCATCGCCGTACTGGATGCGGGTGGACACTTGGTCACCCTGCAGCGTGAAGACGGCGCCAGCCTGCTGCGCCCGCAGATCGCCATCGGCAAAGCCTGGGGCGCCATCGCCTTGGGCAAAGGCTCACGCCTGCTGGCGCTGGACGCACAACAACGACCGGCGTTTATCGCCGCTTTGAATAGTCTGGGGCAGGGCAGCGTCGTCCCGGCACCGGGCGGTGTATTGATTCGGGATCAGGACGGGAACGTGCTGGGGGCTGTTGGTATCAGCGGCGATCTTTCTGATGTTGATGAGCAATGTGCGATCAACGCGATTGAGGCGTTGGGGTTGCGGGCGGATGCGGGGGTGACGGCTTGA
- a CDS encoding DUF808 domain-containing protein, whose protein sequence is MAGSSLLVLIDDIAAVLDDVALMTKMAAKKTAGVLGDDLALNAQQVSGVRAEREIPVVWAVAKGSFLNKLILVPSALAISAFIPWLVTPLLMIGGAYLCFEGFEKLAHKFLHSKAEDQAEHAELVEAVADPAVDLVAFEQDKIKGAIRTDFILSAEIIAITLGIVADASLTQQVIVLSGIAIVMTIGVYGLVAGIVKLDDLGLWLTQKPGQMAKSFGGGILRAAPYMMKSLSVIGTAAMFLVGGGILTHGVPVVHHWIESVSAGAGGAGFVVPTLLNAVAGIVAGAIVLACVMVVSKIYKALKG, encoded by the coding sequence ATGGCAGGAAGCAGTTTGCTGGTGCTGATCGATGACATCGCCGCGGTACTCGACGATGTGGCGTTGATGACCAAAATGGCCGCCAAGAAAACCGCTGGCGTGCTCGGCGACGATCTGGCGCTCAATGCCCAGCAGGTTTCCGGTGTGCGTGCCGAGCGGGAAATCCCGGTGGTGTGGGCGGTGGCCAAGGGGTCGTTTCTCAACAAGCTGATCCTGGTGCCCTCGGCGTTGGCTATCAGCGCGTTCATTCCCTGGCTGGTCACACCGTTGTTGATGATCGGCGGCGCGTACCTGTGTTTCGAAGGTTTCGAAAAGCTGGCCCATAAATTCCTGCACAGCAAGGCTGAAGACCAGGCCGAGCATGCAGAGCTGGTCGAGGCCGTGGCTGATCCGGCGGTCGATCTGGTGGCGTTCGAGCAGGACAAGATCAAAGGCGCCATCCGCACCGACTTCATTCTCTCTGCAGAAATCATCGCAATCACCCTGGGCATCGTGGCGGATGCCTCGCTGACTCAACAAGTCATCGTGCTTTCGGGCATTGCCATCGTCATGACCATCGGCGTGTATGGCCTGGTGGCCGGCATCGTCAAACTCGACGACCTCGGCTTGTGGCTGACTCAGAAGCCAGGACAGATGGCCAAAAGCTTTGGCGGCGGGATCCTGCGTGCGGCGCCGTACATGATGAAAAGCCTGTCGGTGATCGGCACGGCGGCGATGTTTCTGGTGGGTGGCGGAATTCTCACCCATGGCGTGCCGGTGGTTCATCACTGGATTGAAAGCGTCAGTGCAGGGGCGGGCGGTGCCGGGTTTGTCGTGCCGACGTTGCTGAATGCGGTGGCGGGGATTGTGGCGGGGGCCATTGTGTTGGCCTGTGTCATGGTCGTCAGCAAAATCTACAAGGCGCTGAAAGGCTAA
- the pyk gene encoding pyruvate kinase encodes MTPDKKVKILATLGPATNGIDDIRELVQAGVNIFRLNFSHGDHADHAQRYQWIREVERQLNYPLGILMDLQGPKLRVGKFAEGKVQLHRGQALRLDLDPTPGDERRVNLPHPEIIEALEPGMDLLLDDGKLRLRVVTKYSDAIDTTVLNGGELSDRKGVNVPQAVLELSPLTAKDRRDLSFGLELGVDWVALSFVQRPEDIREARELIGDKAFLMAKIEKPSAVTQLREIAELSDAIMVARGDLGVEVPAESVPQIQKNIISICRQLGKPVVVATQMLESMRFSPAPTRAEVTDVANAVAEGADAVMLSAETASGEYPLEAVQMMSKIIRQVENGPDYQAQLDVSRPKAEATVSDAISCAIRRISNVLPVAVLVNYSESGTSSLRAARERPTVPILNLTPNLQTARRLTVAWGVHSVVNDRLRQVDEVCSTALEIAQAQGMAKRGDTLLITAGVPFGQPGSTNSLRIETLI; translated from the coding sequence ATGACGCCTGATAAAAAGGTCAAAATCCTCGCCACCCTCGGTCCTGCCACTAACGGGATCGACGACATCCGTGAGCTGGTGCAAGCCGGGGTCAACATCTTTCGCCTGAACTTCAGCCACGGCGATCACGCCGACCACGCTCAGCGCTATCAGTGGATTCGTGAAGTCGAGCGCCAGCTGAATTATCCGCTGGGCATTCTGATGGACCTGCAAGGCCCGAAATTGCGGGTCGGCAAGTTCGCCGAGGGCAAGGTGCAACTGCATCGCGGTCAGGCGCTGCGTCTGGATCTTGATCCGACGCCGGGCGATGAACGCCGGGTCAACTTGCCTCACCCGGAAATCATCGAGGCGCTCGAACCGGGCATGGACCTGCTGCTGGACGACGGCAAGCTGCGTCTTCGCGTGGTGACAAAGTACTCCGACGCCATCGACACCACGGTGCTGAATGGTGGCGAGCTGTCGGACCGCAAAGGTGTGAACGTGCCGCAAGCGGTGCTGGAACTGAGCCCGCTGACCGCCAAGGATCGTCGCGATTTGAGCTTCGGTCTGGAGCTGGGTGTGGACTGGGTCGCGCTGTCGTTTGTGCAGCGTCCGGAAGACATTCGCGAGGCGCGTGAACTGATCGGCGACAAAGCGTTTTTGATGGCCAAGATCGAGAAGCCATCGGCGGTGACGCAACTGCGCGAGATCGCTGAGTTGAGCGATGCGATCATGGTTGCTCGCGGTGACCTGGGCGTGGAAGTGCCGGCCGAAAGCGTGCCGCAGATTCAGAAAAACATCATCAGCATCTGCCGTCAGCTCGGCAAACCGGTGGTGGTGGCGACCCAGATGCTCGAGTCGATGCGCTTCTCCCCTGCCCCGACCCGTGCCGAGGTGACCGACGTTGCCAACGCCGTGGCCGAAGGTGCGGATGCGGTGATGCTGTCGGCGGAAACCGCGTCCGGCGAGTACCCGCTGGAAGCCGTGCAGATGATGAGCAAGATCATCCGCCAGGTGGAAAATGGTCCGGACTATCAGGCGCAACTGGACGTCAGCCGGCCTAAGGCTGAGGCGACTGTTTCCGATGCGATCAGCTGCGCGATTCGTCGCATCAGCAATGTGCTGCCGGTGGCGGTACTGGTGAATTACAGCGAGTCCGGCACGTCGAGTTTGCGTGCGGCGCGGGAACGGCCGACGGTGCCGATCCTCAACCTGACGCCGAACCTGCAGACTGCGCGCCGGTTGACGGTGGCGTGGGGTGTGCACTCGGTGGTCAATGATCGACTGCGACAGGTGGATGAGGTGTGTTCGACGGCGCTGGAGATTGCCCAGGCGCAGGGAATGGCCAAGCGTGGCGACACGTTGTTGATCACGGCGGGTGTGCCGTTTGGGCAGCCTGGGTCGACTAACTCACTGCGTATCGAGACGTTGATTTAG
- the hyi gene encoding hydroxypyruvate isomerase — MPRFAANLSMLFTEQDFLARFEAAAKAGFSGVEYLFPYDFSSAEIKAKLDANGLTQVLFNLPAGDWAKGERGIACLPDRVEEFRAGVDLAIAYAKVLGNTQVNCLAGIRPQGIDDATVEKTFVSNLKYAADKLQAAGIKLVMEAINTRDIPGFYLNNTAQALSIREQVGSANLFLQYDIYHMQIMEGDLARTMAAHLGEINHVQLADNPGRNEPGTGEINYRFLFEHLDRIGYQGWVGCEYKPLTTTEAGLGWLKTHNAI; from the coding sequence ATGCCGCGTTTCGCAGCCAACCTGTCCATGCTGTTCACCGAGCAGGATTTTCTTGCCCGTTTTGAAGCTGCCGCCAAGGCCGGCTTCAGTGGTGTCGAATACCTGTTCCCTTACGACTTCAGCTCCGCCGAGATCAAAGCCAAGCTCGATGCCAATGGCTTGACCCAGGTGCTGTTCAACCTGCCGGCCGGTGACTGGGCCAAGGGCGAACGCGGTATCGCGTGCCTGCCGGACCGGGTTGAAGAGTTCCGCGCCGGTGTCGACCTGGCGATTGCCTACGCGAAAGTGCTGGGCAACACCCAAGTCAACTGCCTGGCCGGTATTCGTCCACAAGGCATCGACGATGCCACCGTGGAAAAAACCTTCGTCAGCAACCTCAAGTACGCCGCCGACAAGCTGCAAGCGGCGGGCATCAAACTGGTGATGGAAGCGATCAACACCCGCGACATCCCGGGTTTCTACCTGAACAACACGGCGCAAGCCCTGTCGATTCGCGAACAGGTCGGCAGCGCCAACCTGTTCCTGCAATACGACATCTACCACATGCAAATCATGGAGGGCGACCTCGCCCGCACCATGGCCGCGCACCTGGGCGAGATCAACCACGTGCAATTGGCGGACAACCCAGGGCGCAACGAACCGGGCACCGGTGAGATCAACTACCGCTTCCTGTTCGAACATCTGGACCGCATCGGTTACCAGGGTTGGGTCGGTTGCGAATACAAGCCGCTGACTACCACTGAAGCGGGTTTGGGCTGGTTGAAAACCCATAACGCAATCTAA
- a CDS encoding serine/threonine protein kinase: MLRFLRFAALFGGLILSASALAVDIDAASYGYPLTNPFEATIATTPPNLRPELPLDDDIDQQTRSVTLRPEREFDLPDNFWPVKKLTYRIATQDKAAPLIFLISGTGARYDSSLNEYLKKLYYKAGYHVVQLSSPTSFDFMSAASRFATPGITEDDAEDMYRVMQAVRAQNPKVPVTDYYLTGYSLGALDAAFVAHLDETRRSFNFKKVLLLNPPVNLYTSITNLDKLVQTEVKGINNTTTFYELVLNKLTRYFQQKGYIDLNDALLYDFQQSKQHLSNEQMAMLIGTSFRFSAADIAFTSDLINRRGLITPPKYPITEGTSLTPYLKRALQCDFDCYITEQLIPMWRARTDGGSLLQLIDQVSLYALKDYLHDSPKIAVMHNADDVILGPGDLGFLRKTFGDRLTVYPLGGHCGNLNYRVNSDAMLEFFRG, translated from the coding sequence ATGCTCCGTTTCTTGCGCTTCGCCGCCCTGTTTGGCGGCCTTATTTTGAGTGCGTCCGCACTGGCCGTCGATATCGACGCTGCCAGCTATGGCTACCCCTTGACCAACCCGTTCGAGGCGACCATTGCCACGACACCGCCGAACCTGCGTCCGGAGTTGCCGCTGGACGACGACATCGATCAGCAGACACGCAGCGTTACCTTGCGCCCGGAGCGTGAGTTCGACCTGCCGGACAACTTCTGGCCGGTGAAGAAGCTCACCTATCGCATCGCCACTCAGGATAAAGCCGCACCGCTGATTTTCCTGATCTCCGGCACCGGCGCGCGCTACGACAGCAGCCTTAACGAATACCTGAAAAAGCTGTACTACAAGGCCGGCTACCATGTGGTGCAACTGTCGTCGCCTACCAGCTTCGACTTCATGAGCGCCGCCTCACGCTTCGCCACCCCGGGTATCACCGAGGACGATGCCGAAGACATGTACCGGGTAATGCAGGCCGTGCGGGCACAAAACCCGAAAGTCCCCGTCACCGATTACTACTTGACCGGCTACAGCCTGGGTGCCCTGGACGCGGCATTTGTCGCGCACCTGGACGAAACCCGTCGCAGCTTCAACTTCAAGAAAGTCTTGCTGCTCAACCCGCCGGTCAACCTCTACACCTCGATCACCAACCTGGACAAGTTGGTCCAGACCGAGGTCAAGGGCATTAACAACACCACCACCTTCTATGAGCTGGTGCTGAACAAACTGACCCGCTACTTCCAGCAGAAGGGCTACATCGACCTCAACGATGCCCTGCTCTACGACTTCCAGCAGTCCAAGCAGCACCTGAGCAACGAACAGATGGCCATGCTGATCGGCACCTCATTCCGCTTCTCGGCCGCCGACATTGCCTTCACCTCGGACCTGATCAACCGCCGTGGCCTCATCACCCCGCCGAAGTACCCGATTACCGAAGGCACTAGCCTCACACCGTACCTCAAGCGTGCGCTGCAGTGCGACTTCGACTGTTACATCACCGAACAGCTCATCCCTATGTGGCGCGCCCGCACCGACGGCGGCAGCCTGCTGCAACTGATCGACCAGGTCAGCTTGTATGCACTCAAGGATTACCTGCACGACAGCCCGAAAATCGCCGTCATGCACAACGCCGACGACGTGATCCTCGGCCCTGGCGACCTCGGTTTCCTGCGCAAGACCTTTGGCGATCGTTTGACCGTTTATCCACTGGGCGGCCATTGCGGCAACCTTAATTACCGCGTCAACAGCGACGCCATGCTGGAGTTCTTCCGTGGCTAA
- a CDS encoding glycerate kinase: MSVNPQQFLRELFATAIDAAHPQQVLEAHLPKDRSGRVIVIGAGKAAAAMAQVVERCWQGEVSGLVVTRYGHGAPCEKIEVVEAAHPVPDAAGLAVAKRVLELVSNLTEDDRVIFLLSGGGSALLALPAAGITLADKQSINKALLKSGATIGEMNCVRKHLSAIKGGRLGKACWPATVYTYAISDVPGDLATVIASGPTVADPSTSAEALAILKRYAIDVPASVRNWLQSPESETVKPGDPSLERSHFQLIARPQQSLEAAAVKARQAGFSPLILGDLEGESREVAKVHAGIARQVVLHGQPLAAPCVILSGGETTVTVRGNGRGGRNAEFLLSLTDSLKGLPGVYALAGDTDGIDGSEDNAGAIMTPDSYARAAALGLSASDELDNNNGYGYFEALDALIVTEPTRTNVNDFRAILILESTKNDA; the protein is encoded by the coding sequence ATGTCGGTCAATCCGCAACAATTCCTGCGCGAGCTGTTTGCCACAGCCATCGACGCGGCCCATCCGCAGCAAGTCCTCGAAGCCCATTTGCCCAAAGACCGCAGTGGTCGGGTGATCGTCATCGGCGCCGGCAAAGCCGCCGCGGCCATGGCCCAAGTGGTGGAGCGTTGCTGGCAGGGTGAAGTATCAGGTTTAGTGGTGACGCGTTACGGTCACGGCGCCCCGTGTGAAAAAATCGAAGTGGTCGAAGCCGCTCACCCGGTGCCTGACGCTGCCGGTCTGGCGGTCGCCAAACGCGTGTTGGAACTGGTCAGCAATCTGACTGAAGACGACCGTGTGATCTTCCTGCTCTCGGGCGGTGGCTCTGCCCTGCTGGCGTTGCCCGCGGCCGGCATCACCCTGGCCGACAAGCAGTCGATCAACAAAGCCCTGCTCAAATCCGGCGCCACCATTGGCGAGATGAATTGCGTACGCAAGCACCTCTCGGCGATCAAGGGCGGCCGACTCGGCAAAGCCTGCTGGCCTGCCACTGTTTATACCTACGCGATTTCCGATGTACCGGGCGACCTCGCCACGGTCATCGCCTCCGGTCCCACCGTGGCCGACCCGAGCACCTCCGCCGAAGCGTTGGCGATCCTCAAGCGTTACGCCATCGATGTTCCTGCCTCGGTGCGCAACTGGCTACAGAGCCCGGAATCAGAGACGGTCAAACCCGGCGATCCGAGCCTTGAGCGCAGTCACTTCCAGCTGATCGCTCGTCCACAACAGTCGCTTGAAGCTGCTGCGGTGAAAGCACGTCAGGCCGGTTTCAGTCCGCTGATACTCGGCGACCTGGAAGGCGAATCCCGCGAAGTGGCCAAGGTTCACGCCGGTATCGCCCGTCAGGTCGTGCTGCACGGCCAACCATTGGCGGCGCCCTGCGTGATCCTCTCGGGCGGTGAAACCACGGTCACCGTACGCGGCAATGGCCGTGGCGGACGCAACGCCGAATTCCTGCTGAGCCTGACCGACAGCCTCAAAGGCCTGCCCGGCGTCTACGCGCTGGCCGGCGACACCGATGGCATCGATGGCTCCGAAGACAACGCCGGCGCAATCATGACCCCGGACAGCTACGCCCGCGCCGCCGCCCTCGGCCTGAGCGCCAGCGACGAGTTGGACAACAACAATGGCTACGGCTATTTCGAGGCGCTGGACGCACTGATCGTCACCGAGCCGACCCGCACCAACGTCAACGACTTCCGCGCCATCCTGATTCTCGAGAGCACAAAAAATGACGCCTGA
- the gcl gene encoding glyoxylate carboligase: MSKMRAIEAAVLVMRREGVDTAFGIPGAAINPLYSALQKVGGIDHVLARHVEGASHMAEGYTRTKAGNIGVCIGTSGPAGTDMVTGLYSASADSIPILCITGQAPRARMHKEDFQAVDITSIVKPVTKWATTVMEPGQVPYAFQKAFYEMRSGRPGPVLIDLPFDVQMAEIEFDIDAYEPLPLAKPTANRVQIEKALAMLDQAERPLLVAGGGIINADASELLVEFAELTGIPVVPTLMGWGTIPDDHPLMVGMVGLQTSHRYGNATMLKSDLVLGVGNRWANRHTGSIDVYTEGRKFIHVDIEPTQIGRVFTPDLGIVSDAAAALTVFIEVAREWQAAGKLKNRSAWLQDCQQRKSSLQRKTHFDNVPVKPQRVYEEMNQVFGKDTCYVSTIGLSQIAGAQFLHVYKPRHWINCGQAGPLGWTIPAALGVVKADPTRKVVALSGDYDFQFMIEELAVGAQFKLPYIHVVVNNSYLGLIRQAQRGFDMDYCVQLAFDNLNAPELNGYGVDHVAVAEGLGCKALRVFEPGQIQPALRKAQEMIEEFRVPVIVEIILERVTNISMGTEINAVNEFEDLALVGNDAPTAISMLD, encoded by the coding sequence ATGAGCAAAATGAGAGCAATCGAAGCCGCCGTTCTGGTGATGCGCCGTGAAGGGGTTGATACCGCTTTTGGCATCCCGGGCGCCGCGATCAACCCGCTGTACTCCGCCTTGCAGAAGGTCGGTGGCATCGATCACGTCCTCGCTCGCCACGTTGAAGGCGCCTCGCACATGGCCGAGGGTTACACCCGCACTAAGGCCGGCAACATCGGCGTGTGCATCGGCACTTCGGGACCTGCCGGTACCGACATGGTCACCGGGCTCTACAGTGCCTCGGCCGACTCGATCCCGATTCTTTGCATTACCGGCCAGGCCCCCCGCGCCCGTATGCACAAGGAAGACTTCCAGGCTGTCGACATCACCTCGATCGTCAAGCCAGTGACCAAGTGGGCAACCACCGTCATGGAACCGGGCCAGGTGCCTTACGCTTTCCAGAAAGCCTTCTACGAAATGCGCTCCGGCCGTCCAGGCCCGGTGCTGATCGATCTGCCGTTCGACGTGCAGATGGCTGAAATCGAATTCGACATCGACGCCTACGAACCACTGCCGCTGGCCAAGCCAACCGCTAACCGCGTGCAAATCGAGAAGGCCCTGGCCATGCTCGATCAGGCCGAGCGTCCGTTGCTGGTAGCCGGTGGCGGCATCATCAATGCCGACGCCAGCGAGTTGCTGGTGGAATTCGCCGAGTTGACCGGTATTCCGGTGGTCCCGACCCTGATGGGCTGGGGCACCATTCCGGACGATCACCCGTTGATGGTCGGCATGGTCGGTCTGCAAACCTCGCACCGTTACGGCAACGCCACGATGCTCAAATCCGACCTGGTGCTCGGTGTCGGTAACCGCTGGGCTAACCGTCACACCGGTTCGATCGACGTTTACACCGAAGGCCGCAAGTTCATTCACGTTGACATCGAACCGACCCAGATCGGCCGCGTGTTCACCCCGGACCTGGGCATCGTTTCCGACGCCGCTGCCGCGCTGACCGTGTTCATCGAAGTCGCTCGCGAATGGCAAGCCGCCGGCAAGCTGAAAAACCGCAGCGCCTGGCTGCAAGACTGCCAGCAGCGCAAGTCCAGCCTGCAGCGCAAGACTCACTTCGACAACGTGCCGGTCAAGCCGCAGCGCGTTTACGAAGAGATGAACCAGGTGTTCGGCAAAGACACCTGCTACGTCAGCACCATCGGTCTGTCGCAGATTGCCGGCGCGCAGTTCCTGCACGTCTACAAACCGCGTCATTGGATCAACTGCGGTCAGGCAGGTCCGTTGGGCTGGACCATTCCGGCAGCGCTGGGCGTGGTCAAGGCTGATCCGACCCGCAAGGTCGTGGCGCTGTCGGGCGACTATGACTTCCAGTTCATGATCGAAGAGTTGGCGGTGGGCGCGCAGTTCAAGCTGCCGTACATCCACGTGGTGGTCAACAACTCGTATTTGGGGCTGATTCGTCAGGCTCAGCGCGGTTTCGACATGGATTACTGCGTACAGCTGGCCTTCGACAACCTGAACGCCCCGGAACTCAACGGTTACGGTGTCGACCACGTCGCGGTTGCTGAAGGCCTCGGCTGCAAGGCGCTGCGTGTGTTCGAACCGGGTCAGATCCAGCCTGCCCTGCGCAAGGCTCAGGAAATGATTGAAGAGTTCAGGGTGCCGGTCATCGTCGAGATTATTCTGGAGCGCGTGACCAACATTTCCATGGGCACCGAGATCAACGCCGTCAACGAGTTCGAAGACCTGGCGCTGGTCGGCAACGATGCGCCAACCGCGATTTCGATGCTCGATTAA
- a CDS encoding VacJ family lipoprotein, whose translation MAKYLLLIAALLCAGVANADNSKANAPVVIDNDGFKEPLSKLKFNPGLDQREFERSTLSALAVYDPLEEWNRRVYHFNYRFDQWVFLPVVDGYRYITPSFLRTGVSNFFNNLGDVPNLLNSLLQFKGQRSMETTARLLLNTTVGIAGLWDPATAMGLPRQNEDFGQTLGFYGVPGGAYFVLPILGPSNIRDTGGLAVDFTAESAINFLNVSEVSENHPEIWVLRGIDKRYQNSFRYGQLNSPFEYEKVRYVYTESRKLQIAE comes from the coding sequence GTGGCTAAATATCTCCTGCTTATCGCAGCGTTACTCTGTGCAGGCGTAGCCAATGCCGACAACAGCAAAGCCAACGCACCGGTTGTGATTGACAATGACGGCTTCAAGGAGCCGCTGAGCAAACTCAAATTCAACCCTGGGCTGGATCAGCGCGAGTTCGAACGCTCGACGCTTAGCGCGCTGGCCGTCTACGACCCGCTGGAAGAGTGGAACCGCCGCGTCTACCACTTCAACTACCGCTTCGACCAATGGGTGTTCCTGCCAGTGGTCGATGGCTATCGCTACATCACGCCGAGTTTCCTGCGCACCGGTGTCAGCAACTTCTTCAACAACCTCGGTGACGTGCCGAACCTGTTGAACAGCCTGCTGCAGTTCAAGGGGCAGCGCTCGATGGAAACCACCGCGCGCCTGCTGCTCAACACCACCGTCGGCATCGCCGGCCTGTGGGACCCGGCCACCGCCATGGGTCTGCCGCGCCAGAACGAAGACTTCGGCCAGACGCTGGGCTTCTACGGTGTACCGGGCGGCGCCTACTTCGTGTTGCCGATCCTCGGACCTTCCAACATCCGCGACACCGGGGGCCTGGCGGTCGATTTCACCGCAGAGTCGGCGATCAACTTCCTGAACGTCTCCGAAGTCAGCGAAAACCATCCGGAAATCTGGGTCCTGCGTGGTATCGACAAGCGCTACCAGAACAGCTTCCGCTATGGCCAGCTGAACTCGCCATTCGAGTACGAGAAAGTGCGCTACGTGTACACCGAGTCGCGCAAGTTGCAGATCGCCGAGTAA